The Haloarchaeobius amylolyticus genome window below encodes:
- the argC gene encoding N-acetyl-gamma-glutamyl-phosphate reductase, which translates to MGVTTATDEATETVSASVVGGSGFTGGELLRLIAGHPNFELTQATSRQYSGKSIGSIHPNFRGSELRFTEPDDLDSVDVLFAATPHGVTMEHIDAFEDAADTVVDLSADFRLATEGQYDDWYDGHSCPEKLEKAEYALPEVNRENLPGADIIASGGCNATATILGLKPLADTGVLDDAHVVVDVKVGSSEGGAGGGEASSHAERSGVVRPYAPTGHRHEAEIEQWLGLSVSFTCHAVDMVRGASATCHVFPDGPVSKRDLWTAYREAYEDEPFMRLVAGGSGSYRYPEPKAVAGTNYGDVGFELDAANKRVVVFSAIDNMMKGSAGQAVHAANVALGFEETAGLEFTGLHPVGSP; encoded by the coding sequence ATGGGTGTGACGACGGCCACGGACGAGGCGACCGAGACCGTCTCCGCCAGCGTCGTCGGCGGCTCCGGCTTCACCGGCGGGGAACTCCTCCGCCTCATCGCCGGCCACCCCAACTTCGAGTTGACGCAGGCGACGAGTCGCCAGTACTCGGGCAAGTCCATCGGGAGCATCCACCCGAACTTCCGCGGCTCCGAGCTCCGTTTCACCGAACCGGACGACCTCGACTCGGTCGACGTGCTGTTCGCCGCGACGCCCCACGGCGTCACGATGGAGCACATCGACGCGTTCGAGGACGCGGCAGACACGGTCGTCGACCTCTCGGCGGACTTCCGCCTCGCCACCGAGGGACAGTACGACGACTGGTACGACGGGCACAGTTGCCCGGAGAAACTGGAGAAAGCGGAGTACGCACTCCCCGAGGTGAACCGCGAGAACCTGCCCGGAGCCGACATCATCGCCTCCGGCGGCTGCAACGCGACGGCCACCATCCTCGGGCTGAAGCCGCTGGCCGACACGGGTGTCCTCGACGACGCGCACGTCGTCGTGGACGTGAAGGTCGGCAGTAGCGAGGGCGGCGCGGGCGGCGGCGAGGCGTCCAGCCACGCCGAGCGCTCGGGCGTCGTCCGCCCCTACGCGCCGACGGGCCACCGCCACGAGGCGGAGATAGAGCAGTGGCTCGGGCTCTCGGTGTCGTTCACCTGCCACGCCGTGGACATGGTCCGCGGCGCGAGCGCGACCTGCCACGTCTTCCCGGATGGGCCGGTCTCGAAGCGCGACCTCTGGACCGCCTACCGCGAGGCCTACGAGGACGAACCCTTCATGCGCCTCGTCGCCGGCGGCTCCGGCTCGTACCGCTACCCCGAACCCAAGGCCGTCGCCGGCACGAACTACGGCGACGTCGGCTTCGAACTCGACGCCGCGAACAAGCGCGTCGTCGTGTTCTCGGCCATCGACAACATGATGAAGGGGTCGGCCGGGCAGGCCGTCCACGCCGCGAACGTCGCGCTGGGATTCGAGGAGACTGCTGGACTGGAGTTCACGGGGCTGCACCCCGTGGGGAGTCCCTGA
- the lysX gene encoding lysine biosynthesis protein LysX: MKVGLLYSRIRRDEKLLLSELRERGHEVVKIDVRTQQFGLTEPPAVFEGLDVVLDRCVATSRSLYITKFCEAYGIPVVNSAETAEICADKAQNSLALAGAGVPTPETKVAFTTDAALEAIEEFGYPCVLKPVVGSWGRLMAKIDSRSAAEAILEHKATLGHYEHKVFYIQEFVAKPDRDIRVLATDGEPVAAMARSSEHWLTNAAKGAETQEFELDDEAKELVKKASAAVGGGLLGIDLMETEEGYTVHEVNHTVEFKSLNDATAIDVPAKVVDWLESVVGTDAETDDVAEVTA; encoded by the coding sequence ATGAAGGTCGGACTGCTCTACTCCCGGATCCGCAGGGACGAGAAGCTACTCCTCTCGGAACTGCGCGAGCGTGGCCACGAGGTCGTCAAGATCGACGTCCGGACCCAGCAGTTCGGCCTCACCGAACCGCCAGCCGTCTTCGAGGGCCTGGACGTGGTGCTCGACCGCTGTGTCGCGACCTCGCGCAGCCTCTACATCACGAAGTTCTGCGAGGCCTACGGCATCCCGGTCGTGAACTCGGCCGAGACCGCCGAGATCTGCGCCGACAAGGCCCAGAACAGCCTCGCGCTGGCCGGGGCGGGCGTCCCCACGCCCGAGACGAAGGTCGCGTTCACCACGGACGCGGCCCTCGAGGCCATCGAGGAGTTCGGCTACCCCTGCGTCCTCAAGCCCGTCGTGGGCTCGTGGGGGCGCCTGATGGCGAAGATCGACTCGCGCTCGGCCGCCGAGGCCATCCTCGAACACAAGGCCACGCTCGGGCACTACGAGCACAAGGTGTTCTACATCCAGGAGTTCGTCGCCAAGCCGGACCGCGACATCCGCGTGCTCGCCACCGACGGCGAGCCGGTCGCGGCGATGGCGCGCTCCTCCGAGCACTGGCTCACGAACGCCGCCAAGGGCGCCGAGACCCAGGAGTTCGAACTCGACGACGAGGCGAAGGAACTCGTCAAGAAGGCCTCGGCGGCGGTCGGCGGCGGCCTGCTCGGCATCGACCTCATGGAGACCGAGGAGGGCTACACCGTCCACGAGGTCAACCACACGGTCGAGTTCAAGTCGCTGAACGACGCGACGGCCATCGACGTGCCCGCGAAGGTCGTCGACTGGCTCGAATCCGTCGTCGGCACCGACGCGGAGACGGACGACGTGGCCGAGGTGACAGCCTGA
- the lysW gene encoding lysine biosynthesis protein LysW: MTECIECGADVTLHDDIEAGEILDCTTCGAELEVLSTDPVELDVAPELEEDWGE; encoded by the coding sequence ATGACAGAATGCATCGAGTGCGGGGCCGACGTGACCCTGCACGACGACATCGAAGCCGGAGAGATCCTCGACTGTACCACCTGTGGTGCCGAGCTCGAAGTGCTCAGCACGGACCCCGTCGAACTCGACGTGGCACCCGAGCTCGAAGAGGACTGGGGGGAATAA
- a CDS encoding DUF7554 family protein: protein MFDNRADLDVESLLRIVLVLVVIWIGLEVVGEILGIFGALLGPFRPLLGLAIIALIVLWLTDNL, encoded by the coding sequence ATGTTCGACAACCGAGCCGACCTCGATGTGGAGTCGCTGCTTCGCATCGTCCTCGTACTGGTGGTCATCTGGATCGGGCTGGAGGTCGTGGGCGAGATACTGGGCATCTTCGGCGCACTGCTGGGGCCGTTCCGGCCGCTGCTCGGGCTCGCCATCATCGCCCTCATCGTGCTCTGGCTGACCGACAACCTCTGA
- a CDS encoding argininosuccinate synthase — MTQHTSDTTTESNQKVALAFSGGLDTTVCVPLLKEEYGYDEVIGVTVDVGQPEAEFAEAEETAEALGLEHYVVDAKDEFAALCLDSVKANATYQGYPLGTAMARPVIAKAILEVAEEQGCTGIAHGCTGKGNDQLRFEAVWRDSSLEVIAPVRELGLTRKWEKEYADEKGLPVEGGNEGDWSIDTNLWSRSVEGKNLEDPSYVPPEDIYEWTDAPTGETTTIDITFENGYPVAVDGESYEPVELIEYLNEFAGAYGVGRTDMMEDRMLGLKVRENYEHPAATVLLEAHEGLEQLVFTKEERDFKPQVENQWAQKAYEGLVDAPLMQSLNAYIDQSQTKVTGKVTVKLQGGMVRVVSRESEFAVYSESAASFNTETVDGIEQEDATGVAKYHGFQSRLANSVAKQAEADDVELPADD, encoded by the coding sequence ATGACACAGCACACATCGGACACCACGACGGAATCGAACCAGAAGGTAGCACTCGCGTTCTCGGGCGGCCTCGACACCACGGTCTGCGTCCCGCTCCTCAAAGAGGAGTACGGGTACGACGAGGTCATCGGCGTCACGGTCGACGTCGGCCAGCCGGAAGCGGAGTTCGCCGAGGCGGAGGAGACCGCCGAGGCGCTCGGCCTCGAACACTACGTCGTCGACGCCAAGGACGAGTTCGCGGCACTCTGTCTCGACTCGGTGAAGGCGAACGCGACCTACCAGGGCTACCCCCTGGGGACGGCGATGGCCCGCCCGGTCATCGCGAAGGCCATCCTCGAAGTCGCGGAAGAACAGGGCTGCACCGGCATCGCCCACGGCTGCACGGGCAAGGGCAACGACCAGCTGCGTTTCGAGGCGGTCTGGCGTGACTCCTCGCTGGAGGTCATCGCGCCGGTCCGCGAACTCGGCCTGACCCGCAAGTGGGAGAAGGAGTACGCCGACGAGAAGGGCCTCCCCGTCGAGGGCGGCAACGAGGGCGACTGGTCCATCGACACGAACCTCTGGAGCCGCTCGGTCGAGGGCAAGAACCTCGAGGACCCGAGCTACGTCCCGCCGGAGGACATCTACGAGTGGACCGACGCCCCGACGGGCGAGACGACCACCATCGACATCACGTTCGAGAACGGCTACCCGGTCGCCGTCGACGGCGAGTCCTACGAGCCGGTCGAACTCATCGAGTACCTGAACGAGTTCGCGGGCGCGTACGGCGTCGGCCGCACCGACATGATGGAGGACCGCATGCTCGGCCTGAAGGTACGCGAGAACTACGAGCACCCGGCCGCGACGGTCCTGCTCGAGGCTCACGAGGGCCTCGAACAGCTCGTGTTCACGAAGGAGGAGCGCGACTTCAAGCCCCAGGTCGAGAACCAGTGGGCCCAGAAGGCCTACGAGGGCCTCGTCGACGCGCCCCTCATGCAGAGCCTGAACGCGTACATCGACCAGAGCCAGACGAAGGTCACCGGGAAGGTGACCGTCAAGCTCCAGGGCGGGATGGTCCGCGTGGTCTCCCGCGAGTCCGAGTTCGCGGTCTACTCCGAGTCCGCGGCCTCGTTCAACACGGAGACGGTCGACGGCATCGAACAGGAGGACGCGACGGGCGTGGCGAAGTACCACGGCTTCCAGTCGCGCCTCGCGAACTCGGTGGCGAAGCAGGCCGAGGCAGACGACGTCGAACTCCCCGCAGACGACTGA
- the argH gene encoding argininosuccinate lyase, translating into MTGDESDEGTAVRGDRFSGGPARGFLSSLDDDERIFAADVAVDRAHVVMLAEQGIVDAETAGTILQALNVVEVEGHAMLPDGEDVHEAIESAVIEQVGPEGGKMHTARSRNDEVATCIRLRLREDVLEAIEAVCDLRAALVAGAEEHADTVMPGFTHLQHAQPTTVGHYLLSYEQALARDTARLFDAFERVNQSPLGAAAFAGTPFDVDRERTAELLGFDGVLTNSMDASSARDFLVEVASAMANLATTLSGLSEDVVIFANQGYLDLSDDYSSTSSIMPQKKNPDTFELVRSVAGEANSGLTGILTTLKGLPRAYNRDLQNATPHVWDSVDAVTEAVGVAAGGIATATWEEEALAEAAGSNFSTATGVADLLAMEGVPFRTAHELVAKAGESGADYAALDAAAQAVLGESLDTYVEQSAVEAALDPAESVAMRDSVGGPAPGAVAAALEAAEATLTTDTDELESKQGALGDAHTDLMAEVNEYV; encoded by the coding sequence ATGACGGGCGACGAGAGCGACGAGGGGACGGCCGTCCGCGGCGACCGCTTCAGCGGCGGCCCCGCCCGCGGCTTCCTCTCCTCGCTCGACGACGACGAGCGCATCTTCGCGGCCGACGTGGCCGTCGACCGCGCCCACGTGGTCATGCTGGCCGAGCAGGGCATCGTCGACGCCGAGACGGCGGGCACCATCCTGCAGGCGCTGAACGTCGTCGAGGTCGAGGGGCACGCGATGCTCCCCGACGGCGAGGACGTCCACGAGGCCATCGAGAGTGCAGTCATCGAGCAGGTCGGCCCCGAGGGCGGCAAGATGCACACCGCGCGCTCGCGCAACGACGAGGTGGCGACCTGCATCCGCCTGCGCCTGCGCGAGGACGTCCTGGAAGCCATCGAGGCGGTCTGTGACCTGCGCGCCGCGCTCGTCGCGGGCGCCGAAGAGCACGCCGACACGGTGATGCCCGGGTTCACGCATCTGCAACACGCGCAGCCGACGACGGTCGGGCACTACCTGCTCTCCTACGAGCAGGCCCTCGCCCGCGACACGGCGCGCCTGTTCGACGCCTTCGAGCGCGTCAACCAGAGCCCGCTCGGGGCGGCCGCGTTCGCCGGCACCCCCTTCGACGTGGACCGCGAGCGCACCGCGGAGCTGCTGGGCTTCGACGGCGTCCTGACGAACTCGATGGACGCCTCCTCGGCGCGCGACTTCCTCGTGGAGGTCGCCTCGGCGATGGCGAACCTGGCGACGACCCTCTCGGGCCTCTCGGAGGACGTGGTCATCTTCGCGAACCAGGGCTACCTGGACCTCTCGGACGACTACTCCTCGACCTCCTCGATCATGCCCCAGAAGAAGAACCCCGACACGTTCGAACTCGTCCGCTCGGTCGCGGGCGAGGCGAACAGCGGGCTGACGGGCATCCTGACGACGCTGAAGGGGCTGCCCCGCGCGTACAACCGCGACCTGCAGAACGCGACCCCGCACGTCTGGGACTCGGTCGATGCCGTGACCGAGGCGGTCGGCGTGGCCGCGGGTGGCATCGCGACCGCGACCTGGGAGGAAGAGGCGCTGGCCGAGGCGGCCGGCTCGAACTTCTCGACCGCGACCGGCGTGGCGGACCTGCTGGCGATGGAGGGCGTCCCCTTCCGCACCGCCCACGAACTCGTGGCGAAGGCGGGCGAGTCCGGCGCCGACTACGCGGCGCTCGATGCTGCGGCACAGGCGGTCCTCGGCGAATCGCTCGACACCTACGTCGAGCAGTCGGCGGTCGAGGCCGCACTCGACCCGGCCGAGAGCGTGGCGATGCGCGACTCGGTCGGCGGCCCCGCGCCCGGGGCGGTCGCCGCTGCGCTCGAAGCGGCCGAGGCGACCCTCACCACCGACACCGACGAACTCGAGTCGAAACAGGGGGCCCTCGGCGACGCCCACACCGACCTGATGGCAGAGGTGAACGAGTATGTCTGA